The following coding sequences are from one Collimonas arenae window:
- a CDS encoding DUF4337 domain-containing protein: protein MSEEFEVPSPHEHHLEHVTEHAHASGDNFAGKIAVMTAIMATIGALFSYQAGSTESEAAMNKNNAAIKKTEASNQWNYYQAKSSRQNLAELATHIPGVDAAHYAAEAQRYKSEKEVVQKKAQALEEEASAWDEKSEQVLHQHHRWAQAMTAIQIAISLAAITLLTRKEWLKKVAYGAAGVSVVLGILAWQHI from the coding sequence ATGTCAGAAGAATTCGAAGTTCCCAGCCCGCACGAACATCACCTGGAACACGTGACCGAACACGCGCATGCCAGCGGCGACAATTTCGCCGGCAAGATCGCCGTGATGACCGCTATCATGGCCACCATCGGCGCCCTGTTCAGCTACCAGGCCGGTTCCACCGAAAGTGAAGCGGCGATGAACAAGAACAACGCCGCCATCAAGAAAACGGAAGCGTCGAACCAGTGGAACTACTACCAGGCCAAATCCAGCCGGCAGAACCTGGCCGAGCTGGCAACTCATATTCCAGGCGTCGATGCAGCGCATTATGCGGCGGAAGCGCAGCGCTACAAGAGCGAAAAGGAAGTCGTGCAGAAGAAGGCACAGGCACTGGAAGAAGAAGCCAGCGCCTGGGATGAGAAGTCAGAGCAGGTGTTGCACCAGCATCATCGCTGGGCGCAAGCGATGACGGCGATTCAGATCGCGATTTCGCTGGCGGCGATCACGCTGCTGACGCGCAAGGAGTGGCTGAAGAAGGTGGCCTATGGTGCGGCGGGAGTCAG
- a CDS encoding DUF6311 domain-containing protein, producing the protein MIRKISPVFWAALIGLVAFVFYTGGAIVWPTYTEWLMRGDFAQHYLGWSFFRHTPLLQFPLGANWAYGEVLGSSIVFTDSTPLFAFLFKPFASLLPEPFQYIGLWLALTAMLQGIFAYKLLSLFSTDRGAVLLATAFFVIAPPLWWRINIECDALASHWLILAGLYLYFRENFRQRDWIGLLCVATLTHAYLLAMVLAIWCADVLQRWLKKQISLQAALLNGLSAAACLALVMWVTGYFMLHGGLSTPVGLGYYRMSLLALFDPLAGWSSILPEQPRSGGQYDGFSFLGIGVLALLVLAALQMLVAGKRRATLEWRWSTLLPLLAIALALTAIALTNYVGWGDYDLFTYQLPRWLQWPSAVFRASGRMFWPVFYLIYVAVFYTAFKLIGKKGLTYLLAGLLVLQLIDSNGATQMVRKEMREHHWTSPVQSIFWQHVAKNYRRIAVALPLTYPWEYFALSLFASNNGMSINNGYFAAWIWTNSVRCNGKLRKPFSQAATIRRPCMFSSMIRFPAPSGNRRS; encoded by the coding sequence ATGATAAGAAAAATTTCCCCGGTATTCTGGGCTGCTCTGATCGGCCTTGTTGCGTTTGTGTTTTATACCGGTGGCGCTATTGTCTGGCCCACCTACACCGAATGGCTGATGCGAGGAGATTTCGCACAGCATTATCTGGGCTGGAGTTTTTTCCGGCACACGCCACTGCTGCAATTTCCGTTGGGCGCCAACTGGGCCTATGGCGAGGTGCTGGGTAGTTCGATTGTGTTTACCGATTCGACGCCGTTATTCGCATTCCTTTTCAAACCCTTTGCGTCGCTCCTGCCGGAGCCGTTTCAATACATCGGCCTGTGGCTGGCTTTGACCGCGATGTTGCAAGGGATTTTCGCCTACAAGCTGCTGTCGCTTTTTTCAACCGATCGTGGCGCCGTATTGCTGGCCACGGCATTCTTCGTCATCGCCCCCCCGTTGTGGTGGCGTATCAATATCGAATGCGACGCGCTGGCCTCGCATTGGCTGATACTGGCCGGCCTGTATCTGTATTTCAGGGAAAATTTCCGCCAGCGCGACTGGATCGGATTGCTATGCGTGGCGACATTGACGCATGCTTACCTGCTCGCCATGGTGCTGGCCATCTGGTGTGCGGACGTGTTGCAGCGCTGGCTGAAAAAACAGATATCGTTGCAGGCGGCACTTCTCAACGGATTGTCAGCGGCCGCTTGCCTGGCACTGGTCATGTGGGTTACCGGCTATTTCATGCTGCACGGCGGATTGAGCACCCCGGTTGGATTGGGCTATTACCGCATGAGCCTGCTGGCGCTGTTCGATCCGCTGGCTGGATGGTCCAGCATCCTGCCGGAGCAACCCAGGAGCGGCGGCCAGTACGACGGGTTCAGTTTTTTGGGGATCGGCGTGCTGGCATTGCTGGTTCTCGCGGCGCTCCAGATGCTGGTTGCGGGGAAGCGTCGGGCCACACTTGAGTGGCGTTGGAGCACGCTGCTGCCGTTGCTTGCGATCGCGTTGGCCCTGACCGCGATTGCGCTGACCAATTATGTCGGATGGGGCGACTATGACTTGTTTACCTACCAACTTCCGCGCTGGCTGCAATGGCCAAGTGCAGTTTTCCGGGCATCGGGCCGCATGTTCTGGCCGGTGTTCTATCTGATTTATGTCGCTGTGTTCTATACCGCCTTCAAACTCATAGGGAAAAAGGGGTTGACGTATCTGCTGGCTGGGTTGCTGGTTTTGCAGCTGATCGACAGCAATGGCGCTACGCAGATGGTGCGCAAGGAAATGCGCGAGCATCATTGGACTTCCCCGGTGCAATCGATTTTCTGGCAGCATGTAGCAAAAAATTATCGCCGAATTGCCGTTGCGTTGCCGCTCACTTATCCCTGGGAATATTTCGCGTTGTCGCTTTTTGCATCGAACAACGGGATGTCGATCAATAACGGCTACTTTGCCGCGTGGATCTGGACAAACTCGGTGCGGTGCAACGGCAAACTGCGGAAACCGTTTTCACAGGCCGCTACGATCCGCAGACCTTGTATGTTTTCTTCCATGATCCGCTTTCCAGCGCCCTCTGGGAACAGGCGAAGCTGA
- a CDS encoding type II asparaginase, which translates to MMFGALLLSTSVAHAQDTQAKLPNVMILATGGTIAGTGADSTTTVGYTSATVGVEKLIAAVPELKKIANVKGEQVFQIASESMTNDHWLKLAKRVNTLLAQPDVDGIVITHGTDTIEETAYFLDLTVKSRKPVVIVGAMRPSTAISADGPINLYNAVLLAGSKDAIGKGVLVSLNDQINAAREVTKTNTSTTDTFKSTELGMLGYIQGNKAYFYRQSTRKNTVDTEFDISKLDVLPQVDIIYGYANMTRAALDAQVASGAKGIIQAGVGDGSIAAQMKTPLVEARKKGVIIVRASRVGQGIVARNGEANDDELDFVVSDTLNAQKARILLMLALTKTNNTKEIQRMFYTY; encoded by the coding sequence ATGATGTTCGGCGCGTTGTTGCTGTCGACTTCCGTGGCGCACGCGCAAGATACCCAAGCCAAACTGCCTAACGTGATGATCCTGGCCACCGGCGGCACGATTGCCGGCACCGGCGCTGACAGCACCACCACCGTCGGCTATACCTCAGCTACAGTCGGCGTAGAGAAGCTGATCGCTGCGGTCCCAGAGCTGAAGAAAATCGCCAACGTCAAGGGCGAGCAAGTATTCCAGATCGCCAGCGAAAGCATGACCAACGACCATTGGCTGAAACTGGCCAAGCGCGTCAATACGTTGTTGGCGCAACCTGATGTCGACGGCATCGTCATCACCCACGGTACCGACACCATTGAGGAAACTGCTTACTTCCTGGATCTTACCGTCAAGAGCCGCAAGCCGGTGGTGATCGTCGGCGCGATGCGGCCTTCGACCGCGATTTCAGCCGATGGCCCGATCAACCTGTACAACGCGGTCCTGCTGGCCGGCAGCAAGGATGCGATCGGCAAGGGCGTGCTGGTGTCGCTGAATGACCAGATCAACGCGGCGCGTGAAGTCACCAAGACCAACACCTCGACCACCGACACCTTCAAGTCGACCGAGCTGGGCATGCTGGGCTACATCCAGGGCAACAAGGCTTACTTCTACCGTCAGTCGACCCGCAAGAATACGGTCGATACCGAGTTCGACATCAGCAAGCTGGATGTGCTGCCGCAAGTCGACATCATCTATGGCTACGCCAACATGACCCGCGCCGCACTTGACGCGCAAGTCGCTTCCGGCGCCAAGGGCATCATCCAGGCCGGCGTCGGCGACGGCAGCATTGCCGCGCAGATGAAAACGCCATTGGTTGAAGCGCGCAAGAAGGGCGTGATCATTGTCCGCGCCAGCCGCGTCGGCCAAGGCATCGTTGCCCGTAACGGCGAAGCCAACGATGACGAACTGGACTTCGTGGTTTCCGATACGCTGAACGCGCAAAAAGCCCGCATCCTGCTGATGCTGGCCTTGACCAAGACCAACAACACCAAGGAAATCCAGCGCATGTTCTACACCTATTAA